One window from the genome of Gimesia aquarii encodes:
- the serS gene encoding serine--tRNA ligase, with product MLDLQFICENQEAILENCRNRGIEVDLQQLTKLDQRRRELIVQGDQVRQEQKSISSQIPKAADNEAKQSLIAQGKELREQVSAIDIELREVESMLKVEQARVPNLAHPDVPVGKEDKANTVVRMWGEKPVFDFEPLDHVQLAEKHDLIDFEAGTRVAGHGFYYLKNEAVLLEMALCQYAMQKLVQEGFILHSTPDLARKEILEGIGFNPRGDETQIYSVENTDLSLVATAEITLGGSLKDQILDRESLPRKIAGLSHCFRTEAGAHGKATRGIYRVHQFSKVEMFAFTEPTNAASDAMHEEIVRIEEEIFQGLGLHYRVVDTCTGDLGAPAYRKYDLEAWMPGRGEQGAYGEVTSASNCTDYQSRRLATRCKSSAKKGTEFVHTLNGTAVSIARAIIAVLENNQQADGTILVPEVLQSWVGKEKIG from the coding sequence ATGTTGGATTTGCAGTTTATTTGCGAGAATCAGGAAGCAATTCTTGAGAATTGTCGCAATCGTGGAATTGAAGTCGATCTGCAACAACTCACAAAGCTGGATCAGCGACGGCGTGAACTGATTGTTCAAGGAGATCAAGTTCGCCAGGAGCAGAAGTCGATTTCGTCTCAAATTCCTAAAGCTGCCGATAACGAAGCGAAACAGTCCTTGATTGCCCAGGGCAAAGAATTGCGCGAGCAAGTGTCTGCGATTGACATCGAACTTCGTGAAGTAGAATCAATGTTGAAGGTGGAACAGGCACGGGTACCCAATCTGGCTCATCCGGATGTGCCTGTTGGCAAGGAAGATAAAGCAAACACAGTCGTTCGCATGTGGGGTGAGAAGCCTGTATTCGATTTTGAGCCATTGGATCACGTACAACTGGCAGAAAAACATGACCTGATTGATTTCGAAGCGGGTACGCGCGTCGCCGGACACGGATTTTATTACCTGAAGAATGAAGCGGTTTTACTGGAGATGGCGCTTTGTCAATACGCCATGCAGAAGCTCGTACAAGAAGGATTTATACTCCATAGTACTCCTGATCTGGCACGCAAAGAGATTCTGGAAGGGATTGGCTTTAATCCCCGAGGAGACGAGACACAAATCTATTCGGTAGAGAACACTGATCTCAGTCTTGTGGCAACAGCGGAAATTACTCTGGGGGGATCTCTCAAAGATCAGATTCTGGATCGCGAGAGTCTGCCACGTAAAATTGCGGGGCTCTCTCACTGCTTCCGAACCGAGGCGGGGGCACACGGTAAAGCCACACGCGGTATCTATCGCGTCCATCAATTTTCTAAAGTCGAAATGTTTGCGTTCACAGAACCCACGAATGCCGCTTCAGATGCGATGCATGAAGAGATTGTGCGAATTGAAGAAGAAATCTTTCAGGGATTGGGATTGCACTATCGTGTGGTAGATACTTGCACGGGAGACCTCGGAGCACCCGCTTACCGAAAATACGACTTGGAAGCCTGGATGCCTGGTCGAGGCGAACAAGGTGCATACGGCGAGGTCACTTCGGCTTCTAACTGCACGGATTACCAGTCTCGGCGATTGGCGACTCGTTGTAAATCCAGTGCTAAGAAAGGGACCGAATTTGTGCATACTCTGAACGGTACTGCGGTTTCGATTGCGCGGGCGATTATTGCCGTTCTAGAGAACAATCAGCAGGCAGATGGTACGATTCTGGTGCCAGAAGTCCTTCAATCCTGGGTTGGAAAAGAGAAGATTGGGTAA
- a CDS encoding cupin domain-containing protein codes for MDEESESLKDASHLYEVERTQYHAERPGFRIIELQISPTQSVPWHFHNHIQDAFYVIDGTLKIFLQDPKEEVILAPGNTYSVRPHRPHLVTNAGKASATFLVLQGIGEYDFVPLGSNGE; via the coding sequence ATGGATGAAGAATCTGAATCACTGAAAGATGCGAGCCATCTTTATGAAGTCGAACGCACTCAATATCATGCTGAGCGGCCTGGGTTTCGAATCATTGAATTGCAAATTTCGCCCACACAAAGCGTGCCCTGGCATTTTCATAATCATATCCAGGATGCATTTTATGTCATTGATGGTACCCTCAAAATATTTTTGCAGGATCCCAAAGAGGAAGTGATCCTCGCTCCCGGTAATACTTACTCGGTTCGGCCACACCGCCCACATCTGGTGACAAATGCAGGAAAGGCTTCTGCAACCTTTCTTGTGCTTCAGGGCATTGGTGAGTATGACTTTGTTCCTCTTGGTTCGAACGGGGAATGA
- a CDS encoding class I SAM-dependent methyltransferase: MDQEIVWQYDEFKQIGKDYSSQSEVEVYDSSHATFRDLEAESLRVLDLLELKESDALIEFGSGTGTFALMASQRCRHVHAVDVSLAMLDISREKTSRAGVSNIEYHHAGFLTYEHRELPVQAVATTLALHHLPDFWKGVALKRVHNMLSPNGKLYINDVILEETNATENIKALIEHQAAVGGDFMREDAEAHFREEFSTYDWVMEGLLKRSGFTIDSKSIEGGVLGTYLCRRSA; this comes from the coding sequence ATGGACCAGGAAATTGTCTGGCAATACGACGAATTCAAACAGATCGGAAAAGATTACAGCAGCCAATCGGAGGTTGAGGTTTACGATTCGAGTCACGCAACTTTTCGGGATCTCGAAGCGGAAAGTTTGCGCGTTCTTGACTTACTGGAACTAAAAGAAAGTGATGCGCTGATCGAATTTGGTTCGGGGACAGGCACATTTGCTTTAATGGCCTCTCAACGTTGTCGTCACGTTCATGCAGTCGATGTTTCTCTTGCGATGTTAGACATATCAAGAGAGAAAACGTCTCGTGCCGGAGTTTCAAATATTGAGTATCACCACGCAGGTTTCCTTACCTACGAGCACCGCGAGTTACCTGTGCAAGCGGTTGCGACGACTCTTGCACTACATCATTTACCAGATTTCTGGAAAGGGGTCGCGTTGAAACGTGTACACAATATGCTGTCACCCAACGGCAAACTTTATATCAATGACGTCATTCTGGAAGAAACGAATGCAACGGAGAATATTAAAGCACTTATCGAACATCAGGCAGCTGTAGGCGGAGATTTTATGCGTGAAGATGCAGAAGCACATTTCAGGGAAGAGTTCTCGACCTATGACTGGGTGATGGAGGGGCTCTTAAAGCGTTCCGGCTTTACGATTGACTCTAAATCAATTGAGGGTGGTGTTCTGGGAACGTATCTTTGCAGGCGCTCCGCATAA
- a CDS encoding CehA/McbA family metallohydrolase, whose product MFRFALLLSLSFIFTASLSAATLKGKIIDSSTGKIIPARLSIQSSAGTFHFAESAVKVGSAIKYEKQRGATSIERHVTLSAHPFQVELPPGEYQISAYRGKEYIPAKQTIQIKDQPQQITLSLKRWIDMASQGWYSGDTHVHRLVKELPNVMLAEDLNVALPLTNWVSIADQPPSRGNLNTDQDAVSAVPVQVDPTHVYYPLNTEYEITLVGKKRHVLGAVFVLNQKAVLPMGAPPVGPIAKTAHKQGALLDLDKHSWPWSLMLVPVMDVDLFELSNNHIWKTDFYFKNFIVKPRPTHLDIEMDGKGFTENGWMHYGFQMYYTMLNCGFRMRPTAGTASGVHPVPLGFGRVYVHLPDGFSYEKWMSGLDAGHSFVSTGPMLTVQANQADLGKTYQRPAEANYECHLQGAARYWKPISKIEVIVNGEVSETIKPQNRKTETGGLHSPIDLKLNLEGSAWVALRCFSEYEKGRVRFAHTAPVYFDVPSQPVRPKRPAVQYLIRRMEEEIARNQGVTNETCVNEYRKALEAYRSLLPTAR is encoded by the coding sequence ATGTTTCGATTTGCGCTCCTTCTTTCTCTCTCTTTCATTTTCACTGCGTCTCTTAGCGCAGCAACGTTGAAAGGGAAAATCATTGATTCCAGCACAGGGAAGATCATTCCCGCGCGGCTTTCGATTCAGTCCTCGGCAGGTACATTCCATTTTGCGGAAAGTGCAGTAAAAGTGGGATCTGCGATCAAGTACGAGAAACAGCGCGGGGCCACCAGTATTGAACGGCATGTCACACTGTCGGCTCACCCATTTCAAGTGGAACTACCACCGGGTGAATATCAAATTTCTGCCTATCGTGGTAAAGAATATATTCCCGCCAAGCAAACGATTCAGATCAAAGACCAGCCTCAGCAGATCACACTGTCATTAAAACGCTGGATTGATATGGCTAGCCAGGGTTGGTATTCAGGCGACACTCATGTGCATCGGTTGGTTAAAGAACTACCCAATGTCATGTTGGCGGAAGACTTAAACGTGGCCTTGCCGTTGACCAACTGGGTCTCGATTGCAGATCAACCTCCTTCCCGCGGTAACTTGAATACCGATCAGGATGCTGTGAGCGCTGTACCAGTCCAGGTAGACCCAACTCACGTTTATTATCCGCTGAACACGGAGTATGAAATCACGTTAGTCGGAAAGAAACGCCATGTTTTGGGAGCTGTTTTTGTTTTGAATCAAAAAGCGGTTCTCCCTATGGGGGCGCCTCCTGTGGGACCGATTGCAAAAACCGCTCACAAGCAGGGCGCATTGCTCGATTTGGATAAACATTCGTGGCCATGGTCATTGATGTTGGTTCCGGTGATGGATGTGGATCTATTTGAGTTGAGTAACAATCATATCTGGAAAACAGACTTTTATTTCAAAAACTTCATAGTCAAGCCACGACCTACGCATTTAGACATTGAAATGGATGGCAAGGGTTTTACGGAAAACGGTTGGATGCACTATGGTTTTCAAATGTATTATACCATGTTGAATTGTGGGTTTCGTATGCGACCGACGGCGGGGACTGCTTCAGGTGTGCATCCTGTCCCTTTGGGATTTGGGCGTGTTTACGTTCATTTGCCAGATGGTTTCAGTTACGAAAAATGGATGTCCGGTCTCGATGCGGGACATAGTTTTGTTTCGACAGGTCCCATGTTGACCGTTCAAGCCAATCAAGCTGACTTAGGTAAAACGTATCAAAGGCCTGCGGAAGCGAATTATGAGTGCCATCTACAGGGAGCGGCTCGGTATTGGAAGCCGATTTCTAAAATCGAAGTGATTGTCAACGGTGAGGTCTCGGAAACAATCAAACCACAAAATCGAAAAACAGAAACAGGCGGTCTGCATTCTCCCATTGATCTCAAGTTGAATTTGGAAGGTTCTGCGTGGGTGGCACTACGTTGTTTTTCAGAGTACGAAAAAGGACGAGTTCGCTTTGCCCATACTGCTCCTGTTTATTTTGACGTTCCAAGCCAGCCCGTTCGTCCGAAGCGTCCCGCGGTGCAATATTTGATTCGCCGTATGGAAGAAGAAATCGCACGGAATCAAGGTGTCACAAATGAGACCTGTGTTAATGAATATCGGAAAGCACTGGAAGCGTATCGAAGTCTGTTACCAACCGCACGCTGA
- a CDS encoding NAD-dependent epimerase/dehydratase family protein — MSHCLVTGGAGFIGSHLCEQLIQQGQQVTAVDDLSTGFLQNLDGIIDHPHFTFRTGSITDPVLMAEMVQGIDTIYHMAAAVGVKLVADNPVRTIETNIYPTEVLLRHAVQGGQKFFLASTSEVYGKNPKERWTEEDDLHFGPTTRPRWAYGASKAIDEFLALAYHQKYGLDVRIGRFFNVVGPRQVGQYGMVIPRFIDQALDGGPVVVFDDGSQVRCFGHVDEIVGCVIDLTNLDAAQGHVYNIGSDEPVSIRGLAEAIIAKVNPEVKIDYLPYNQAYNEDFEDVQRRVPDLGRLTSTLGRKPHVKLDAILDDIIAYKKKARGLA, encoded by the coding sequence ATGTCTCATTGCCTGGTCACCGGTGGTGCAGGATTTATTGGTAGTCACCTTTGTGAACAATTAATTCAGCAAGGTCAACAGGTTACTGCTGTGGATGACCTTTCAACCGGATTTTTACAAAATCTGGACGGGATCATTGACCATCCCCATTTCACCTTTCGTACTGGTTCTATTACCGATCCGGTTTTGATGGCCGAGATGGTGCAGGGGATCGATACGATCTATCACATGGCGGCCGCGGTGGGTGTGAAACTGGTAGCGGATAATCCTGTACGTACCATTGAAACCAATATCTATCCGACCGAAGTTTTATTACGACACGCGGTCCAGGGGGGGCAAAAATTTTTCCTGGCATCCACAAGTGAAGTGTATGGGAAAAACCCTAAAGAACGCTGGACTGAAGAAGACGACCTCCATTTTGGGCCAACCACAAGGCCAAGGTGGGCTTACGGTGCGTCGAAAGCCATCGATGAATTCCTCGCGCTTGCATATCATCAGAAATATGGCCTGGATGTAAGAATTGGCCGCTTCTTTAATGTCGTCGGACCACGTCAGGTAGGACAGTATGGGATGGTTATTCCACGATTTATTGATCAGGCTCTGGATGGTGGACCGGTGGTGGTCTTTGATGATGGAAGCCAGGTCCGCTGTTTCGGTCACGTTGATGAAATCGTTGGTTGTGTGATCGATCTAACCAATCTGGATGCCGCGCAAGGACATGTTTATAACATTGGCAGTGATGAGCCGGTATCGATTCGTGGGTTGGCGGAAGCGATTATCGCAAAAGTCAATCCTGAAGTGAAAATCGATTATCTACCTTATAATCAAGCGTATAATGAAGACTTCGAGGATGTTCAGCGTCGGGTTCCTGATTTAGGCCGCCTGACTTCCACTCTGGGACGTAAGCCACATGTAAAGCTGGATGCCATTCTTGATGATATTATTGCGTACAAGAAAAAAGCGCGTGGGCTTGCCTGA
- a CDS encoding heavy metal translocating P-type ATPase, with protein MTAIDPICHMEVDESSALHETVGNQTWYFCSQGCRDKFLVQQAPNETDSDQESESCHHGGAHESHGHGSMMKEQVSLPPETIYSCPMHPEIQQQGPGSCPICGMDLEPIMPQKEESPEEVAEYELMARRFWGGLVLGLPVFLLAMLPMTGLPIHQWIPLRVSDWIQFLLCTPVVLWAGWPLYERAYRSIITMNLNMFTLIGIGTGTAYVYSIFALLFPGIFPESFRSEGSVELYFEAAVVITVLVLLGQMLEMKARKRTNSAIQELLALAPPTAHLVVNGEEREIALEEVQSGNLLRVRPGEKIPVDGTVHEGKSLIDESMITGEPVAVSKTQGDEVIGGTVNQTGSFLMEAQKVGSDTLLSQIIQMVSSAQRSRAPIQRVVDTIAARFVPAVLAIAVITFLLWSWLGPEPRFAYALINAVAVLIIACPCALGLATPMSIMVGVGRGAKQGILIKNAEVLETLEKVDTLVVDKTGTLTEGKPRLTECITAGNFADNELLQLAASVEKHSEHPLSEAVVLAAKERELTLSDVVDFDSVTGSGVKGVVNGKTTFIGSAAFLKEQSIQIGDELMTKANTLREQGQGVIFVAVGGDLAGILSVADPIKDTTSQAIKKLHDLGLKIVMLTGDNEKTARAVAQSLNIDEVEAGVKPQDKYEKIKSLRSAGHKVVMAGDGINDAPALAEADVGIAMGTGTDVAIESAEVTLVKGDLRGVTDSIHLSRLVMRNIHQNLLFAFGYNAMGIPIAAGVLVPFFGMHALLSPMIAAAAMSFSSISVIGNALRLRTQS; from the coding sequence ATGACCGCAATTGATCCGATTTGCCATATGGAAGTTGACGAGTCCTCTGCGCTACACGAAACCGTCGGCAATCAAACATGGTATTTTTGTAGTCAGGGTTGTCGTGACAAATTTCTGGTACAACAGGCTCCTAATGAAACAGACTCTGATCAAGAATCAGAGTCTTGTCATCACGGCGGAGCGCATGAAAGTCATGGCCATGGGAGTATGATGAAGGAGCAGGTATCCTTACCGCCTGAGACCATTTATTCCTGTCCCATGCATCCCGAGATTCAGCAGCAAGGACCGGGGAGCTGCCCCATTTGTGGTATGGATCTTGAACCGATCATGCCCCAAAAAGAGGAATCGCCGGAAGAAGTGGCCGAGTACGAACTCATGGCACGACGCTTTTGGGGTGGGCTGGTATTGGGATTACCAGTCTTTCTCCTCGCGATGCTGCCGATGACAGGGCTCCCCATTCATCAATGGATTCCACTCCGGGTTTCGGACTGGATTCAATTCCTGCTCTGTACGCCAGTCGTATTGTGGGCTGGTTGGCCTTTATACGAACGCGCCTACCGCTCCATTATTACAATGAACTTAAATATGTTTACTCTGATTGGCATCGGCACAGGAACCGCGTATGTCTACAGCATTTTCGCACTGTTATTTCCCGGGATTTTCCCTGAGTCGTTTCGAAGTGAAGGCAGCGTCGAACTTTACTTCGAAGCAGCTGTAGTCATTACGGTTCTAGTCTTATTAGGCCAGATGCTCGAGATGAAAGCGCGTAAACGAACCAATAGCGCTATTCAGGAATTGTTAGCACTGGCACCGCCTACCGCACATCTTGTCGTGAATGGTGAAGAACGCGAGATCGCTCTGGAAGAAGTACAGTCTGGAAATCTACTGCGCGTCCGTCCGGGAGAAAAGATCCCCGTCGATGGAACGGTGCACGAGGGAAAGAGCCTGATTGATGAGTCAATGATTACGGGTGAACCCGTGGCGGTCTCAAAAACGCAAGGTGATGAAGTCATCGGTGGTACTGTCAATCAAACTGGTTCGTTTCTGATGGAGGCGCAAAAAGTCGGCAGTGATACACTGTTATCGCAAATTATTCAGATGGTTTCGAGTGCTCAACGCAGTCGCGCTCCCATTCAGCGTGTTGTAGATACCATCGCTGCGCGATTCGTACCCGCTGTTCTGGCAATCGCAGTCATTACGTTTCTCCTCTGGAGTTGGCTGGGGCCGGAACCACGGTTTGCTTACGCGTTGATTAATGCTGTTGCGGTCTTGATTATCGCGTGCCCTTGTGCGCTGGGTTTGGCAACTCCTATGTCAATCATGGTGGGAGTGGGACGAGGAGCAAAACAGGGCATCCTGATTAAAAATGCCGAAGTCTTAGAGACATTGGAAAAAGTAGATACACTCGTCGTAGACAAAACGGGCACTCTGACGGAAGGGAAACCACGATTGACAGAATGTATTACTGCAGGAAATTTTGCTGATAATGAATTACTGCAGCTGGCAGCTTCTGTAGAAAAACATAGCGAGCATCCACTCTCAGAGGCGGTTGTCCTCGCCGCGAAAGAGAGAGAGTTGACGCTGTCTGATGTCGTTGACTTTGACTCGGTGACAGGTTCTGGAGTGAAGGGAGTGGTCAATGGAAAAACCACTTTCATTGGCAGCGCCGCCTTTCTAAAAGAACAATCCATCCAAATCGGTGATGAATTGATGACGAAAGCAAACACGCTTCGCGAACAAGGTCAAGGCGTGATTTTTGTTGCCGTGGGAGGAGACTTAGCGGGGATCTTGTCTGTAGCAGACCCCATAAAGGATACGACGTCTCAAGCAATCAAGAAACTGCATGACTTGGGTCTTAAGATCGTGATGTTGACAGGTGACAATGAAAAAACAGCCAGAGCGGTGGCACAATCATTAAACATTGATGAAGTGGAAGCTGGTGTGAAACCCCAGGATAAATATGAAAAAATTAAGTCACTGCGAAGTGCCGGCCATAAGGTTGTGATGGCGGGGGATGGAATCAATGATGCCCCTGCACTGGCAGAAGCCGATGTTGGTATCGCCATGGGAACGGGTACCGATGTTGCCATAGAAAGTGCCGAGGTCACACTGGTCAAAGGCGATTTGAGAGGAGTAACAGATTCCATTCACTTGAGCCGTCTGGTTATGCGCAACATCCATCAGAATCTATTATTTGCCTTTGGCTATAACGCAATGGGAATTCCGATTGCAGCCGGGGTACTCGTACCATTCTTCGGCATGCATGCACTCCTGAGCCCGATGATCGCTGCCGCGGCAATGAGTTTCAGTTCCATCTCCGTGATCGGAAATGCGCTACGACTCAGAACTCAATCGTAG
- a CDS encoding amidohydrolase produces MFAQIRKFDCSVGIVLFFCGIVSELPAETASVILKNGKVITLDDQSRITQAIAIRGGRILTVGSDADVMQLKGEQTNVISLDGKTVIPGLIESHVHAYRAARGELLQPHQELNSIAEIQNWIRAKAKEVPQGRWIVVPRTDITRLKERRHPTPEELDEACKTHPIRLTVARKDVLNTLGFQTLGIHNDQDRLANVRILFDQAGKPLMLEGAGAALRKLIPQQAVPTENVREALKRLHAIYNSVGITSILERGSGVAEYREYELMNQQKELTVRMTMTIRQQLRSATAVKEFTEKLGLVTGDGDDWVRVGPLKISVDGGIHWGNTRLSEPYGEKRRQFYKLQDANYRGDLFYSRELMETVFEEAQKLGWQMCCHATGDGSVNEILSALENVNQRLPMKGRRFCITHAYFPTKKSVKRSKQLGVCYDTQTYLFYRDADAINQIYGPDWVDRFMGLKTFVDGGVPIAINSDHMNGFDPDHSMNAFNPFLALYIAVSRKDIQGNVYGPYQKLTREQALRCMTSDAAYISFEEKVKGTLEPGKFADLVVLDRDYLKCPENEIKHIKPLLTLVDGKIVYDASKKSEP; encoded by the coding sequence ATGTTTGCTCAAATCAGAAAGTTCGATTGTTCTGTTGGTATCGTTTTATTTTTTTGTGGGATCGTCAGTGAACTCCCTGCGGAAACGGCTTCGGTGATTCTTAAAAACGGTAAAGTGATTACGCTTGATGATCAATCCCGGATCACTCAGGCGATTGCCATTCGTGGGGGAAGAATTCTGACAGTCGGAAGTGATGCAGATGTGATGCAATTGAAAGGAGAGCAAACCAACGTGATTTCCCTAGATGGGAAAACCGTCATACCGGGCTTAATTGAGTCCCATGTGCATGCCTACCGTGCTGCCCGTGGCGAATTGTTACAACCACACCAGGAACTGAATTCCATCGCAGAAATTCAGAACTGGATTCGAGCGAAAGCGAAAGAAGTTCCGCAAGGACGTTGGATTGTTGTACCGCGCACGGATATTACACGTTTAAAGGAACGACGCCACCCCACTCCCGAAGAATTAGATGAAGCTTGCAAGACACATCCCATTCGGCTGACAGTGGCGCGCAAAGATGTTTTGAATACGTTGGGTTTTCAAACGTTGGGGATTCACAACGATCAAGATAGACTGGCGAACGTTCGAATTCTTTTTGATCAGGCTGGCAAGCCTCTGATGCTCGAAGGGGCAGGAGCCGCGTTACGAAAATTGATACCTCAGCAAGCAGTCCCCACAGAAAATGTCCGTGAGGCGTTGAAGCGACTGCACGCGATTTATAATTCGGTGGGCATTACCAGTATTTTGGAAAGAGGATCCGGAGTCGCCGAATATCGTGAATACGAATTGATGAATCAGCAGAAAGAATTGACAGTGCGGATGACAATGACGATTCGCCAGCAACTTCGAAGTGCGACGGCTGTTAAAGAGTTTACTGAAAAACTGGGGCTGGTAACCGGTGATGGAGATGACTGGGTTCGTGTCGGACCGTTAAAAATATCCGTTGATGGTGGGATTCATTGGGGAAATACACGTCTTTCAGAGCCCTATGGTGAAAAGCGAAGGCAGTTTTACAAGCTTCAGGATGCCAACTACCGAGGAGATTTGTTTTACTCGCGTGAATTGATGGAAACAGTATTTGAGGAGGCACAAAAGCTTGGCTGGCAGATGTGCTGTCATGCGACTGGGGATGGGAGTGTCAATGAAATTCTGTCAGCACTGGAGAATGTGAATCAAAGATTGCCGATGAAGGGACGACGGTTTTGTATCACACATGCTTATTTTCCCACTAAGAAATCAGTGAAGCGCTCCAAGCAACTTGGCGTATGTTATGATACTCAAACTTATTTGTTCTATCGTGATGCCGATGCGATCAATCAGATCTATGGTCCTGATTGGGTCGATCGGTTTATGGGACTAAAAACGTTTGTCGATGGAGGCGTTCCCATTGCCATCAACAGCGATCATATGAATGGGTTTGATCCTGATCATTCGATGAACGCCTTCAATCCGTTTTTGGCACTCTACATTGCCGTTAGTCGAAAAGACATTCAGGGGAATGTCTATGGACCATATCAGAAATTGACTCGTGAGCAGGCACTACGTTGTATGACCAGTGACGCTGCCTACATCAGTTTTGAAGAAAAGGTGAAAGGCACGCTTGAACCCGGCAAGTTTGCAGATTTAGTGGTACTAGATCGCGATTATCTGAAGTGCCCAGAAAACGAAATCAAGCACATCAAACCTCTTTTGACGCTGGTAGATGGAAAAATCGTCTATGATGCATCTAAGAAAAGCGAGCCCTGA